From a single Gimesia fumaroli genomic region:
- a CDS encoding DUF1559 domain-containing protein → MLSRTTTRLARSRSHKRSAFTLIELLVVIAIIAILIALLLPAVQQAREAARRSQCKNNLKQITLATHMFHDTFNVFPYAISDYTVTADLSDPDNLPSSTWVTGHIQIMPYLEQDAVASRWDKEERRNSTNDTDGDGYTNAMLVQMLVPTFLCPSMPLPGPLPENRAPCSYIFSSGTAPTSDLHYASYYGLPEPVYDGAIIPRILNPKKSTVPSFEKKTKMRDITDGTTNTFLLGEIDHSPAGVPDTSGDVVGGVWAYGYAGFSYGSTGTRLNLHDGTTTYGVFRSQHPGGAHFAMVDGSVHFISENINSDLYKSLSTRAGGEVVEFP, encoded by the coding sequence ATGTTGTCTCGTACAACAACGCGTCTGGCTCGTTCCAGATCACACAAACGTTCCGCTTTTACATTGATTGAATTACTCGTTGTGATTGCAATCATTGCGATTCTGATTGCTTTACTCCTGCCTGCGGTACAACAGGCCCGTGAAGCGGCCCGTCGTTCTCAGTGCAAGAATAATCTGAAGCAGATTACTCTGGCGACGCACATGTTCCATGATACGTTCAATGTGTTTCCGTATGCCATTTCAGATTATACGGTAACCGCTGATCTTTCTGATCCTGATAACCTTCCCTCTTCAACCTGGGTCACGGGGCATATTCAGATCATGCCTTATCTGGAGCAGGATGCCGTTGCCAGTCGCTGGGATAAGGAAGAAAGACGGAACAGTACAAATGACACAGACGGTGATGGATATACCAACGCAATGCTGGTTCAGATGCTGGTCCCTACCTTTCTGTGTCCGTCCATGCCCTTACCAGGGCCCTTGCCAGAAAACCGGGCTCCCTGCAGTTATATTTTTTCTTCTGGAACTGCCCCCACGTCAGACCTGCATTATGCCAGTTACTATGGTTTACCTGAACCAGTCTATGACGGCGCGATTATTCCGCGCATCCTGAATCCGAAGAAATCGACCGTTCCAAGCTTTGAGAAAAAAACGAAAATGCGTGACATTACGGATGGGACCACGAATACATTCCTGTTAGGAGAAATCGATCATTCACCAGCGGGAGTACCCGATACATCCGGAGATGTTGTGGGTGGCGTCTGGGCTTATGGCTATGCCGGTTTTTCTTATGGTTCTACAGGTACCCGGTTAAATCTTCATGATGGTACGACGACGTATGGTGTCTTCCGCAGTCAGCACCCTGGTGGCGCCCACTTTGCGATGGTTGATGGCTCGGTTCACTTTATCTCTGAGAATATCAACAGCGATTTGTACAAGAGCTTATCGACTCGCGCCGGTGGTGAAGTTGTGGAATTCCCATAG